The proteins below come from a single Jaculus jaculus isolate mJacJac1 chromosome X, mJacJac1.mat.Y.cur, whole genome shotgun sequence genomic window:
- the Brs3 gene encoding bombesin receptor subtype-3, which produces MSQRQHQSPNQTLISITNDTESSSSIVSNDSTNKAQTGDNSPGIEALCAIYITYAVIISVGILGNAILIKVFFKTKSMQTVPNIFITSLAFGDLLLLLTCVPVDATHYLAEGWLFGKIGCKVLSFIRLTSVGVSVFTLTILSADRYRAVVKPLERQPSNAILKTCMKAGCIWVMSMIFALPEAIFSNVYTFRDPKKNVTFESCTSYPVSEKILQEVHSLLCFLVFYIIPLSIISVYYFLIAKTLYRSTLNIPTEEQSHARKQIDSRKRIAKTVLVLVALFALCWLPNHLLYLYHSFSYQTYVEPSAIHLIVTIFSRVLAFSNSCVNPFALYWLSKNFQEHFKAQLFCCKADLSEPSLADTPLNNLAVMGRVPGARSTHESEIRVTLLTRCKAKKEEDRV; this is translated from the exons ATGTCTCAAAGGCAGCATCAGTCACCTAATCAGACTTTAATTTCAATCACAAATGACACAGAATCATCAAGCTCTATTGTTTCCAATGATAGCACAAATAAAGCACAGACCGGAGACAACTCCCCAGGAATAGAAGCGCTGTGTGCCATCTACATCACTTATGCTGTGATCATTTCGGTGGGCATCCTTGGAAATGCTATTCTCATCAAAGTCTTTTTCAAGACCAAATCAATGCAAACAGTTCCAAATATTTTCATCACCAGCCTGGCTTTTGGAGATCTGTTACTTCTGCTGACATGTGTGCCGGTGGATGCAACCCACTACCTTGCAGAAGGATGGCTGTTCGGAAAGATCGGTTGTAAGGTGCTCTCGTTCATCCGGCTCACTTCTGTCGGTGTGTCAGTGTTCACGCTAACAATTCTCAGTGCTGACAG ATACAGAGCAGTTGTGAAGCCACTTGAGCGGCAGCCCTCCAATGCCATCCTGAAGACTTGTATGAAAGCTGGCTGCATCTGGGTCATGTCTATGATATTTGCTCTGCCAGAGGCTATATTTTCAAATGTATACACTTTTCGAGATcctaaaaaaaatgttacatttgAATCATGTACCTCTTATCCTGTCTCTGAGAAGATCCTGCAAGAAGTCCATTCTCTGTTGTGTTTCTTAGTGTTCTACATTATCCCCCTCTCCATTATCTCTGTCTATTACTTTTTGATTGCTAAGACTCTTTACAGAAGCACCCTGAACATACCTACTGAGGAGCAAAGCCATGCCCGAAAGCAG ATTGATTCCAGGAAGAGAATTGCCAAAACGGTATTGGTGCTGGTGGCTCTGTTTGCTCTCTGCTGGTTACCGAATCACCTCCTTTATCTCTACCACTCATTCAGTTATCAAACCTATGTAGAGCCCTCTGCCATTCATTTAATTGTCACCATTTTCTCTCGGGTGCTAGCTTTCAGTAATTCTTGTGTAAACCCATTTGCTCTCTACTGGCTGAGCAAAAACTTCCAGGAGCATTTTAAAGCTCAGCTATTCTGCTGCAAAGCTGACCTGTCTGAGCCTTCTCTTGCTGATACCCCTCTTAACAACCTGGCTGTGATGGGGAGGGTCCCAGGTGCTAGGAGCACACATGAGTCTGAAATCAGAGTGACTCTGCTTACTAGGTGTAAAGCgaagaaggaagaggacaggGTCTAG